One genomic segment of Impatiens glandulifera chromosome 6, dImpGla2.1, whole genome shotgun sequence includes these proteins:
- the LOC124941972 gene encoding germin-like protein subfamily 1 member 13: MDKQFLVTIAILALASSLVIASDPDPLQDFCVAIDDPKDALFVNGKFCKDPKLVNADDFFYDGLDKPGNTSNPLGSVVTPVNVMQLKGLNTLGISLVRIDYAPYGLNPPHTHPRATEVLFVLEGALLVGFVTSNIPNQKNRLFTKTLYPGDVFVFPEGLIHFQQNIAKTNTIAFAGLSSQNPGVITIANAVFGSDPKISVDVLTKAFQVDKNVIDYLQSQFWWDNN; the protein is encoded by the exons ATGGATAAACAATTCTTAGTAACTATAGCCATCTTGGCATTGGCTTCTTCACTTGTCATTGCTTCGGATCCAGATCCTCTTCAAGACTTTTGTGTTGCCATCGATGATCCAAAAGATGCTC TGTTTGTGAATGGCAAGTTTTGCAAGGATCCTAAACTCGTTAATGCTGACGATTTCTTTTACGATGGACTTGACAAACCTGGAAACACGTCAAATCCTCTTGGATCAGTTGTTACTCCGGTGAATGTGATGCAACTTAAag GTCTCAATACTCTTGGAATCTCTTTGGTTCGTATTGACTATGCACCTTATGGATTGAACCCACCACATACACATCCTCGCGCGACTGAGGTCCTCTTTGTCTTAGAGGGTGCCCTCTTGGTTGGCTTTGTGACATCTAACATACCGAATCAAAAGAATCGTTTATTCACAAAAACTTTATATCCCGGAGATGTTTTTGTATTCCCAGAAGGCTTAATTCACTTTCAACAAAATATAgctaaaacaaatacaattgcTTTTGCTGGCTTAAGCAGTCAAAATCCAGGAGTTATTACTATTGCAAATGCCGTGTTTGGATCAGATCCCAAAATATCCGTTGATGTGCTCACCAAGGCCTTTCAAGTGGACAAAAATGTGATCGACTATCTTCAATCTCAATTCTGGTGGGACAATAACTAA
- the LOC124943722 gene encoding protein GAMETE EXPRESSED 1-like: protein MMMMNTKIDILFFSILCFLLTTSCDSWGWFSEEKNPSSSSSSSRTSQISGQKFAGEFSIDPLNTQKGSQLVENAMQKSQSGSCWQNAYQNLFTGCREILADDEKQSRFAWLLSDCFQKDSGMLSFPNCDLKSNMKKCRSKLDEEQSRVYLQFFLQTNVLCHQLQAHAFKQQTEKLVNDLKESAQFAEDKLISIEEKSENLIQSSSQIHDSLYSIKEQSQLISKVSVEVFTTVDNVLKHTEGVHEQSKRIEASQELIKYGQDELRKKIDDDMDRIREAHDSLGVEISNLNNEAIEIEKEIEKLGDSLSLKMGTLQIKAESIEFATGTSLDKLKELQDGQSVALEDVQFLSKFLSNALEESRGTLQKLAEFGNRQQEELLQRQDHLQEGHERLVENSRTILAAQEAFESKQASMFMVLDKLFTVHNAMLVESRLIKAFVLYFLAIFIVYMFTSTKQTYNIRPRLYMGLCLAFSIEFAVLRYATGRIEDQAWIISSIRTLFVTLSSIQLLYVVFTYRDYEVLNHHILLNLMDKINNNVGMREQKEISYDSDEDWNYAINKEYNEEEEDELNDPDFILEKEEVDENSVSTTSLTRRYNLRCRSHRSYV, encoded by the exons atgatgatgatgaatacaAAAATCGACATTCTTTTCTTCTCAATCCTCTGTTTCTTACTCACAACAAGCTGTGATTCATGGGGATGGTTTTCAGAAGAGAAAaacccatcatcatcatcatcatcgtcaagAACATCCCAGATTTCCGGCCAAAAGTTCGCCGGAGAATTCTCTATAGATCCATTAAATACCCAAAAGGGTTCTCAACTTGTTGAAAACGCTATGCAGAAATCTCAATCTGGTTCATGTTGGCAAAACGCTTATCAAAATCTATTTACTGGTTGTCGTGAAATCCTTGCTGATGATGAAAAACAATCAAGATTCGCCTGGCTTCTATCCGACTGTTTTCAGAAAGATTCTGGTATGTTATCGTTTCCCAATTGTGATTTAAAATCCAATATGAAGAAGTGTAGAAGCAAGCTTGATGAAGAACAAAGTCGGGTTTATCTTCAATTCTTTCTTCAAACCAATGTTCTTTGTCATCAATTACA AGCTCATGCATTCAAACAACAAACAGAGAAACTGGTGAATGATTTAAAAGAATCAGCCCAATTTGCAGAAGACAAATTAATAAGTATAGAAGAGAAATCTGAGAATTTAATCCAAAGTTCTTCTCAAATTCATGATTCTCTTTACTCAATCAAAGAACAATCTCAACTAATATCCAAGGTTTCGGTTGAAGTTTTTACGACAGTTGATAATGTGTTAAAGCACACTGAAGGTGTTCATGAACAATCGAAACGAATCGAGGCTTCTCAGGAATTGATTAAGTATGGGCAAGATGAATTGAGGaagaagattgatgatgatATGGATAGAATTAGAGAAGCCCATGATAGTTTAGGTGTTGAAATCAGTAATTTGAATAATGAAGCTATTGAAATTGAGAAGGAGATTGAAAAGCTTGGAGATTCTTTGTCTTTAAAGATGGGAACTTTGCAGATTAAAGCAGAAAGTATTGAATTTGCAACTGGAACTTCATTAGATAAACTTAAAGAACTTCAAGATGGACAATCTGTTGCTCTTGAAGATGTTCAATTTCTAAGTAAATTCTTGTCAAATGCATTGGAAGAAAGCAG GGGAACTCTGCAAAAATTAGCTGAATTTGGAAATAGACAGCAAGAGGAGCTTCTTCAAAGACAAGACCATTTACAAGAAGGCCATGAACGTTTAGTTGAGAATTCAAGAACAATATTGGCTGCACAG GAAGCGTTTGAGTCGAAGCAAGCGAGCATGTTTATGGTATTGGACAAGCTTTTTACAGTCCACAACGCAATGTTGGTTGAGTCGCGGTTAATAAAAGCGTTTGTTTTATACTTTTTGGCCATATTTATCGTGTACATGTTCACTAGCACGAAACAAACGTACAATATTAGACCGCGACTTTACATGG GGCTCTGTTTGGCTTTCTCTATTGAATTTGCGGTGTTGCGATACGCGACAGGGAGAATAGAAGATCAAGCTTGGATTATAAGTTCGATTAGAACACTTTTTGTTACGTTGTCGTCGATTCAACTATTATATGTTGTCTTCACTTACAG GGACTATGAAGTGTTGAATCATCATATTTTGTTGAATCTAATGGacaagattaataataatgttggaATGCGAGAGCAAAAAGAGATATCTTACGATAGCGACGAAGATTGGAATTATGCTATCAATAAAGAGTataacgaagaagaagaggatgaacTCAATGATCCCGATTTTATACTTGAGAAGGAGGAAGTTGACGAGAATTCGGTTTCAACAACTAGTTTAACTAGAAGATATAACCTCAGATGTCGCTCTCATCGTTCTTATGTATGA